The genomic stretch TCCGAGTTCACCATTTTCAAATTGTGTCAAAAAGTCGTCTTCATCTTCATCATTCACTTGTTGGGCCATTTCGTATAGTTTCTCGAAAACCAAACTACGATGCCTCAATTCATTCAGTATATAATTCTTTAAAATAGTAAATAGCAAACTACGGATACCCGACTCAAAGCTAAAATTTGTCCGCTGCTCCCACAATTTCATAAAAAGATACTGAATCGCATCTTCCGCCTCTTCTTCTGATTTCAAAAAACGATAGGCTATGGTATATAATAACCGGTTATAGCGTTCAAAAACAGCGGCAAAGGCATATTCTTTCCCACGGCGAAGATCGTCATATAGTTTCTGATCAAAATCCGGATATTGATTCATAATAAATGCTTTTCCTAGTTTTATTAAAAGGACGACTTAACACAAAGATAGTATAATTGAACCTATCTTGTCTCAGAATACTCAAAAAATATACATCATTTCGTTTTTTAGTTCCAGAATTCTTTACACAATTTACTCCCCAACTCCAGACTCCGAAAGTTACGAATATCCCTTCTTATAAATAACAGTTATCTCTGATATAAAACTTGGACCCGAAAGATTATACATCTTACAAGTGCAACATATATAATGATAACACCTGAAGATTTATAATGTGTCACGGCATCTTCTATCAATTAAAATCATAATTAAACCAATCAAAATAACATTTACCGCCTATTCCCAACGTATTATATGAATACAAGCCCACACGCGCACCTTTCCAATCGCCGAACTTTAACGAATAAGCATCTCCACATAAAATAAAATTACAGTTATCAAAACTATAGAACAACTGGCAGCGATTCTTCTTTGCATCCAACATAACACGTAAATAGATTTTTTTACCGGAAACCATCTTTACTTGCTGAACGTCACCATTTTTTTCTAAATACAGATAATTTTTACCTTCCTCACGACTAATGCCAATTCCGTTATAAAGACTGCCTGTGCAGAACAATCCACCTCTTTGTCCATCAGCCAGCGCTGAAAAATCAAGCAACACAGTGGCTGTGCTTAGATACCCCATACATTTTTGAGTTAACATATTGCGAGATTCTCTTAATGTTGCAGCCTTCAAGGCTTTCAAAGCAAGCCAGCCCCTACGCTCATTTAAACTCCAATGAGTATTCACTGGATTATGATTAAACTGCCATTGCAGCCCTAAAGTGTAAGAATTGAAATCATCAGTCGTTTGAGGGTGAGAAACAAGAACACTTTTGCTTACACCAGGCTTTGTCCAAACCTTTACCGGCTCACCTATCCCATTCATATCCATATCCACCCCTATCACGGGCCAATTCTCCATCCAACAAACAGGCTGCAAATGCACGACACGTCCCAAAGGTTCTGTCAATTGGAAATGAAAAAACCACCATTCTCCTTCAGGCGTATCTACTAAAGCCCCTTGATGAGGACCATTTACAGTAGTGTTTCCCTGTTCCAAGACTACTTTCTTTTCGTATGGTCCATAGATATTTTTTGAACGTAAAATAGTCTGCCATCCTTCGCCTACTCCCCCTTCAGGAATGCTTAGATAATAATAACCATGCCGTTTATAAAATTTAGTTCCCTCAGCTACAGGACCTGTATAAATAATTTTCCCATCATCCAACAAAGTTTTACCATCCGGAGTCATACGATGTAGATAAATAGGACCTGCCCCTAACTGGCTACGCCCCATGTAGGCCTGTCCATCCTCATCCCAAAAAGGACAGGGGTCCTCCCAGCCGCCTATATTCTTCACACAATGCAACGGCGTCCACGGGCCATGAGGATCAGTAGCAGTACTCATCATCAGTCCTTCTCTAGGTGTACAAAAATAAATCCAAAATTTACCATCATGAAAACGGATAGCAGGCGCCCAAGATCCTCCTCCATAATTTTCATTATTATCCCATCCGGGAAAATCAAACCGATTATACACTTGACTGATGATTCTCCAGTTCACCATATCATCTGATTCTAACACCGGCATCCCGATATAATGAAAATCAGAGCAAACCATATAATATTTATCTCCCACTCTAATCACATCAGGATCAGAATAATCTGCATTTAAAATAGGATTTATATAAGTTCCATTACCTTGGTCACCCCAAGAAACAGCTTGTCCTTGTACCTTTTCCGACAAAAACAGCAAAACAAACAGAAAAGCCAAAAAGAAAAATCTCATAGTATCATTCATCATTAAAAAAGAAAATTGCCTTCATCATTCCTAAAGATAAATGATAAAGGCAATACACTAAATTATATACAATCAATCCCAAATCATTCAGCTACAACTTCAATTACGCGACTGTTAAGTTGCTGTGCAGTAAACAAATTCAATCCTACATTCATCAAAAATTCTCCTGAGAAAACCTCACCATTACCTGATAAAGAAGAGTTGGCTCCGGGCATTAAGTTAATTTCTTTCACACGATACATTTTGTCTGCATCAAGCCCCTGCAAACGCACCGGCAATATTTTTTCCGCATAACGAGGATGAATATCGAAAGCAAATACCGCTGCTTTATCCTTATCTTTGCCCACATACATAGTAGAGGTATGATTACTGCCATAAGGAGAAACTAAACGATACATATCACCTTCCAGAACTACCGGCTTCAAACGGTTATAATTCTGCACAGCAGTACGGCAATAAGTTTCATCATCCTTACTCATATCCGCTAATTTGATATCAAAACCAAGTTTGCACATCATAGCCACATCCGTACGGAATTTCACACTGCTATTCTTATTCCATGTAGTAACATGAGCGCACATTGTCTTGGCTGGGAACACCTGTGAGAATCCCCACTGAATAAATAAACGTTCAATAGGGTCAGTATTATCACTAGGCCAGAATTCTGTAAAATATTTCAAAGCCTCATAGTCTGAGCGTCCACCACCACCGGAACAAAGCATCATCGGCAGGTTAGGATATTTTGCTTTCACACGCTCCAATACATTATACAGGCCACGCACATAATCAATATATAAATGTGACTGTTTATTTTTCAAATAAACAGAGTAAATATTCGTAATAGGACTATTGCAATCCCATTTGAAGAAAGCGATATCAGGATATTTAGTCATCAAATTGTCCACAACTCCGAATACATAATCCTGTACTTTCGGATTGCTCAAATCCAGAACCAATTGGTTACGGAAATAATACTCGTCACGATTCGGAAGATGAATCACCCAATCTTTATGCTTTTCATATAATTCACTTTTAGGATTCACCATTTCCGGTTCAATCCAAATACCAAACTTTATACCTTTTTTCTTAGCCGCTTCCGTCAGATAACCTACGCCGTGAGGAAGTTTATCAGCCGTTTCATCCCAGTCACCTAATCCTTGATGGTCACCACTGCGCGGATACTTGTTGGCAAACCAACCATCATCCAACAAAAACATATCCACACCCAGTTCTACTGCATCATCCATCAGCTTCACCAATTTCGCTTCATCAAAATCAAAATAGGTGGCTTCCCAGTTATTCAACAAAGTCATACGAGTCTGGTTCCCATCCTTCACCTGATACTTACGGGCCCAATCATGGAAATTACGGCTAGCCTGTCCTTTACCTGTAAAACT from Phocaeicola dorei encodes the following:
- a CDS encoding RNA polymerase sigma-70 factor, with product MNQYPDFDQKLYDDLRRGKEYAFAAVFERYNRLLYTIAYRFLKSEEEAEDAIQYLFMKLWEQRTNFSFESGIRSLLFTILKNYILNELRHRSLVFEKLYEMAQQVNDEDEDDFLTQFENGELGKFLRVAIDKLPPQKQKICLLKIEYGLSNQEIADRMGITVPTVKSHYTQAIKALRNEIESLIIWFPVIWINLIV
- a CDS encoding glycoside hydrolase 43 family protein, whose product is MRFFFLAFLFVLLFLSEKVQGQAVSWGDQGNGTYINPILNADYSDPDVIRVGDKYYMVCSDFHYIGMPVLESDDMVNWRIISQVYNRFDFPGWDNNENYGGGSWAPAIRFHDGKFWIYFCTPREGLMMSTATDPHGPWTPLHCVKNIGGWEDPCPFWDEDGQAYMGRSQLGAGPIYLHRMTPDGKTLLDDGKIIYTGPVAEGTKFYKRHGYYYLSIPEGGVGEGWQTILRSKNIYGPYEKKVVLEQGNTTVNGPHQGALVDTPEGEWWFFHFQLTEPLGRVVHLQPVCWMENWPVIGVDMDMNGIGEPVKVWTKPGVSKSVLVSHPQTTDDFNSYTLGLQWQFNHNPVNTHWSLNERRGWLALKALKAATLRESRNMLTQKCMGYLSTATVLLDFSALADGQRGGLFCTGSLYNGIGISREEGKNYLYLEKNGDVQQVKMVSGKKIYLRVMLDAKKNRCQLFYSFDNCNFILCGDAYSLKFGDWKGARVGLYSYNTLGIGGKCYFDWFNYDFN
- a CDS encoding alpha-galactosidase codes for the protein MKERLFFLICFLCISFMLKAADKPVIKISTENVDLIYWVGNNGRLYQSYLGKKLNYATDIAHLPQGSEAYLTHGMEDYFEPAIHIVHNDGNPSTLLKYVSHTRNQVSPGVDEVVITMQDDKYPVTVKLHYVAYQKENLIKTFTEISHQEKKPVQLHKYASSMLHLNRANYFLTEFSGDWASEAHVKEQPLEFGKKTIDTKLGARANMFCSPFFQLSLDGKSEENQGEVLVGTLGWTGNFSFVFEVDNKNELRVISGINPYASEYSLKPNEIFRTPDFYFTYSFTGKGQASRNFHDWARKYQVKDGNQTRMTLLNNWEATYFDFDEAKLVKLMDDAVELGVDMFLLDDGWFANKYPRSGDHQGLGDWDETADKLPHGVGYLTEAAKKKGIKFGIWIEPEMVNPKSELYEKHKDWVIHLPNRDEYYFRNQLVLDLSNPKVQDYVFGVVDNLMTKYPDIAFFKWDCNSPITNIYSVYLKNKQSHLYIDYVRGLYNVLERVKAKYPNLPMMLCSGGGGRSDYEALKYFTEFWPSDNTDPIERLFIQWGFSQVFPAKTMCAHVTTWNKNSSVKFRTDVAMMCKLGFDIKLADMSKDDETYCRTAVQNYNRLKPVVLEGDMYRLVSPYGSNHTSTMYVGKDKDKAAVFAFDIHPRYAEKILPVRLQGLDADKMYRVKEINLMPGANSSLSGNGEVFSGEFLMNVGLNLFTAQQLNSRVIEVVAE